From the Aquitalea magnusonii genome, one window contains:
- a CDS encoding peroxiredoxin, giving the protein MSGFTRHTLSIGLSALLLAATAQAELAKGAPASDFSTEASLGGKRFQYSLNEALSHGPVVLYFYPAAFTSGCTVEAHLFAEATDKFKALGATVIGVSGDDIEKLQRFSVSECRSKFPVAADKDRKIMKAYDAVMIPGTSYASRTSYVITPDHKVWYSYNAMAPDQHVSNTLKALEAWKAAGH; this is encoded by the coding sequence ATGTCAGGATTCACCCGCCACACCCTGTCCATCGGCCTGTCTGCCCTGCTGCTGGCCGCCACTGCCCAGGCCGAACTGGCCAAAGGTGCCCCGGCCAGCGACTTCAGCACCGAAGCCTCGCTGGGCGGCAAGCGCTTTCAGTACTCGCTGAACGAGGCGCTGAGCCACGGCCCGGTGGTGCTGTATTTCTACCCGGCGGCCTTTACCAGCGGCTGCACGGTGGAAGCCCACCTGTTTGCCGAAGCCACCGATAAGTTCAAGGCGCTGGGGGCTACGGTGATTGGCGTCTCCGGCGATGACATCGAAAAGCTGCAACGCTTTTCCGTGTCCGAATGCCGCAGCAAATTCCCGGTGGCGGCGGACAAGGATCGCAAGATCATGAAAGCCTACGACGCGGTGATGATTCCCGGCACCAGCTATGCCAGCCGTACTTCCTATGTCATCACGCCGGATCACAAGGTGTGGTACAGCTATAACGCCATGGCCCCCGACCAGCATGTCAGCAATACGCTGAAGGCGCTGGAAGCGTGGAAGGCGGCGGGGCACTAA
- a CDS encoding MOSC domain-containing protein, which produces MTDRPTLHAINLAVVSPMLIEGRRIMSGINKLPVSTLQRPEAIAVGKLGLAGDEQADPTVHGGLAKAIYAYPLEHYPFWQQACQQHGSRHAGSTLHHGMLGENLTISGLLEQDAYVGDVLEFADCRLQITEPRQPCFKFQAHMDMRLAVKLMAQSGHCGFYLAVLQTGTLRAGESFRILPGPRELSMAEAFRRRLRRQD; this is translated from the coding sequence ATGACAGACCGCCCCACCCTGCACGCCATCAATCTGGCAGTGGTCAGCCCCATGCTGATCGAGGGCCGCCGCATCATGAGCGGCATCAACAAGCTGCCGGTCAGTACCCTGCAACGGCCCGAGGCCATTGCGGTGGGCAAGCTGGGGCTGGCGGGCGACGAACAGGCCGACCCCACCGTACACGGCGGGCTGGCCAAGGCCATCTACGCCTATCCGCTGGAGCACTACCCGTTCTGGCAGCAAGCCTGCCAGCAGCATGGTTCGCGCCATGCCGGCAGCACATTGCACCACGGCATGCTGGGAGAAAACCTCACCATCAGCGGACTGCTGGAACAGGATGCCTACGTGGGCGATGTGCTGGAATTTGCCGATTGCCGACTGCAGATTACCGAACCACGCCAGCCCTGCTTCAAGTTCCAGGCGCACATGGACATGCGCCTGGCGGTAAAGCTGATGGCGCAAAGCGGCCATTGCGGCTTTTATCTGGCGGTACTGCAAACCGGCACGCTGCGCGCCGGGGAAAGCTTCCGCATCCTGCCCGGCCCGCGCGAACTGAGCATGGCCGAAGCCTTCCGCCGCCGCCTGCGCCGGCAGGATTAA
- a CDS encoding DeoR/GlpR family DNA-binding transcription regulator, whose amino-acid sequence MILNQRQQELLGIVHRESYVTVEKLSAHFGVTHQTIRRDIALMAEHQLLQRYHGGASVLSSVENVAYNARQVLCIEEKRRLAALLAKQIPDNASLFINIGTTTEEVAKALHRHRGLRVITNNLHVADMMCDYPDCEVIVLGGVLRKRDRGITGEATVQLIRQFKVDYGIIGISSIENDGVLRDYDYREVRTSEAIIQQSRQVLLAADHSKFGRPALVELGHLSQVHALFTDKPVPPEMQAVIAEAGTQLFVAD is encoded by the coding sequence ATCATTCTCAATCAGCGCCAGCAAGAACTGCTGGGCATCGTCCATCGCGAAAGCTATGTCACCGTGGAAAAGCTGTCCGCCCATTTTGGCGTCACCCACCAGACCATACGCCGCGACATTGCGCTGATGGCGGAACACCAGCTGCTGCAGCGCTATCACGGTGGTGCCAGCGTGCTGTCCAGTGTGGAAAACGTGGCATACAACGCCCGTCAGGTGCTGTGCATCGAGGAAAAGCGCCGCCTGGCCGCGCTGCTGGCCAAGCAGATTCCTGACAATGCCTCCTTGTTCATCAATATCGGCACCACCACCGAGGAGGTGGCCAAGGCACTGCACCGCCATCGCGGCCTCAGGGTGATCACCAACAACCTGCACGTGGCCGACATGATGTGCGACTACCCGGATTGCGAGGTCATCGTGCTGGGCGGCGTGCTGCGCAAGCGCGACCGCGGCATCACCGGCGAAGCCACGGTGCAGCTGATCCGCCAGTTCAAGGTGGACTACGGCATCATCGGCATCTCCAGCATCGAAAACGATGGCGTGCTGCGCGATTACGACTATCGTGAAGTACGCACCTCGGAAGCCATCATCCAGCAATCGCGCCAGGTGCTGCTGGCGGCGGATCATTCCAAGTTCGGCCGCCCGGCGCTGGTGGAACTGGGCCATCTGTCGCAGGTGCATGCGCTGTTTACCGACAAGCCGGTGCCGCCGGAAATGCAAGCGGTGATTGCCGAAGCAGGTACCCAGTTGTTTGTCGCCGACTGA
- a CDS encoding MIP/aquaporin family protein: MNPLFGEFIGTALLVLLGNGVVANVLLSNTKGHNSGLIVIAFGWAMAVFVGVFSVAAISGAHLNPAVTVALAVAGKFEWARVPGYVLSQMLGGMMGALLVWVMYRKHYETTDCADLKLATFCTGPAIRSLPGNLLSEVLATFVLVFAILSMVAPKMSLGAMDALPVALLVLGIGVSLGGTTGYAMSPARDLAPRIMHALLPIPGKGSSDWGYAWVPVVGSLLGGTLAALTYTHL, from the coding sequence ATGAACCCTTTGTTTGGTGAATTTATCGGAACCGCCCTGCTGGTATTGCTGGGCAATGGCGTGGTGGCCAATGTGCTGCTGAGCAATACCAAGGGCCATAACAGTGGCCTGATCGTGATTGCCTTTGGCTGGGCAATGGCGGTGTTTGTCGGCGTATTCAGCGTGGCGGCCATCAGCGGTGCGCATCTGAACCCTGCTGTTACCGTGGCGCTGGCGGTGGCCGGCAAGTTTGAATGGGCCCGTGTGCCGGGCTATGTGCTGTCGCAAATGCTGGGCGGCATGATGGGTGCGCTGCTGGTGTGGGTGATGTACCGCAAGCATTACGAAACCACCGATTGCGCGGATTTGAAGCTGGCCACCTTCTGCACCGGCCCGGCCATCCGCAGCCTGCCGGGCAATCTGTTGTCCGAGGTGCTGGCCACCTTCGTGCTGGTGTTTGCCATTCTCAGCATGGTGGCGCCCAAGATGTCGTTGGGCGCGATGGATGCCCTGCCGGTGGCCTTGCTGGTCCTGGGTATCGGTGTGTCGCTGGGCGGTACCACCGGCTATGCGATGAGCCCGGCGCGCGATCTGGCCCCGCGCATCATGCATGCGCTGCTGCCCATTCCGGGCAAGGGCTCCAGCGACTGGGGCTATGCCTGGGTGCCGGTAGTCGGCTCCTTGCTGGGTGGCACGCTGGCGGCGCTCACCTATACCCATCTGTAA
- a CDS encoding NAD(P)/FAD-dependent oxidoreductase — MEQVDCVVIGAGVVGLAIARQLAMAGREVLICEAEGQIGQHCSSRNSEVIHAGLYYPTGSLKARLCVQGRAMLYRYCAERHIPHQRIGKLLLANTAADMPRLKDIARRAAANGVEDLQWLDAAGVRALEPVLNVHAALLSPSTGIVDSHALLQALLADAEAHGAQLACHSPLSRGRVLADGMELEIAGITIKARSVINAAGAWAPAVAASMAGVPRETIPTAHYARGVYFSLSGRSPFSRLIYPLPEAGGLGCHLTLDLAGQARFGPDVAWIDGVDYRLDPARAAAFYHSIRRWWPQLPDGALQPAYAGVRPKLAGPGEPDADFVIQGPAQHGVAGLINLYGIESPGLTSCLALAALVGAMANHTT, encoded by the coding sequence ATGGAGCAGGTGGATTGCGTGGTGATAGGTGCCGGCGTGGTGGGCTTGGCCATTGCCCGCCAACTGGCCATGGCCGGGCGCGAAGTGCTGATTTGCGAGGCCGAAGGCCAGATTGGCCAACATTGCAGCAGCCGCAACAGCGAGGTGATTCATGCCGGGCTGTATTACCCCACCGGCAGCCTGAAGGCGCGGCTGTGCGTGCAGGGTCGTGCCATGCTGTACCGCTATTGCGCCGAGCGGCACATCCCGCATCAGCGTATCGGCAAGCTGCTGCTGGCCAACACCGCTGCCGACATGCCGCGCTTGAAGGACATCGCCCGCCGCGCTGCCGCCAATGGCGTGGAGGATCTGCAATGGCTGGATGCCGCCGGGGTGCGGGCGCTGGAACCGGTACTAAACGTCCATGCCGCCTTGCTGTCCCCCTCCACCGGCATCGTGGACAGCCATGCCTTGCTGCAAGCGCTGCTGGCCGATGCCGAAGCCCATGGCGCGCAACTGGCCTGCCATTCCCCGCTCAGCCGTGGCCGGGTGCTGGCAGATGGCATGGAGCTGGAAATCGCCGGCATCACCATCAAGGCCAGATCGGTCATCAACGCAGCCGGAGCCTGGGCACCTGCCGTTGCCGCCAGCATGGCCGGTGTTCCACGTGAAACCATCCCGACAGCCCATTACGCCCGTGGTGTGTATTTCAGCCTCAGCGGGCGTTCGCCGTTCTCGCGGCTGATTTACCCGCTGCCGGAAGCGGGCGGGCTGGGCTGCCACCTGACGCTGGATCTGGCCGGACAGGCGCGCTTCGGCCCGGATGTGGCATGGATAGACGGCGTGGACTACCGGCTGGACCCGGCGCGTGCCGCTGCCTTCTATCACAGCATTCGCCGCTGGTGGCCGCAGTTGCCGGACGGTGCATTGCAGCCCGCCTACGCCGGAGTACGCCCCAAACTGGCAGGACCAGGCGAGCCGGATGCCGACTTTGTCATCCAGGGCCCGGCACAGCACGGCGTGGCCGGGCTGATCAATCTGTACGGCATTGAATCCCCCGGCCTCACCAGTTGCCTGGCGCTGGCGGCGCTGGTGGGTGCCATGGCCAATCACACCACCTGA
- a CDS encoding LysE family translocator, protein MNPYLLFFLAFASSAAVPGPEIAALLSRSLSHGMRSSLPLAVGIISGKLVMLTTAVLGLAVLLHVLGPAFALLKWAGVGYLLWLGINKWRKAGKPLTTAEASLGKPSLEFGLGMAMTLSNPLALAFYMALLPNVIPLADIGPGSYLLLCGIIIATMLLITLGYGLLAEASRAVFRSPRAKANIDRGSGSIMLGVALLLASR, encoded by the coding sequence ATGAATCCCTACCTGCTGTTTTTCCTGGCTTTTGCCAGCTCCGCTGCCGTACCCGGTCCGGAAATTGCCGCCTTGCTGTCACGCTCGCTCAGCCACGGCATGCGTTCCAGCCTGCCGCTGGCCGTCGGCATCATTAGCGGCAAGCTGGTAATGCTGACCACGGCAGTGCTCGGTCTGGCCGTGCTGCTGCATGTGCTCGGGCCTGCTTTTGCACTGCTGAAATGGGCCGGTGTCGGCTATTTGCTATGGCTGGGCATCAACAAATGGCGCAAGGCTGGCAAGCCACTGACTACTGCCGAGGCCAGTCTGGGCAAGCCGTCGCTGGAATTCGGTCTGGGCATGGCCATGACGCTGTCCAACCCGCTGGCACTGGCCTTCTATATGGCCTTGCTGCCGAATGTGATTCCGCTGGCCGACATCGGCCCTGGCAGTTATTTACTGCTGTGCGGCATCATCATCGCCACCATGCTGCTGATCACCCTGGGCTACGGCCTGCTGGCCGAAGCCAGCCGGGCGGTGTTTCGCTCGCCACGCGCCAAGGCCAATATTGACCGTGGTTCGGGCAGCATCATGCTGGGTGTGGCACTGTTACTGGCCAGCCGCTAA
- the glpD gene encoding glycerol-3-phosphate dehydrogenase, producing the protein MKLYDLMVIGGGINGAGIARDAAGRGLSVLLCEKDDLAAHTSSASTKLIHGGLRYLEYYEFGLVRKALQEREVLLKAAPHIIWPLRFVMPHDKAQRPEWMIRCGLFLYDHLARREVLPGSETISFAKHPSGAPLKAAFKRGFVYSDGWVQDARLVVLNAMAAAEHGARILTRTACVAARREGEHWLCTLQHDDGRQEQVRARAVVNAAGPWVESLLKDTLQLPSPKSIRLVKGSHIVVKKLFDHPYAYIFQNPDKRIIFAIPYENDFTLIGTTDVEYHGDPGSVQIDGDEVDYLCRMSNRYFNSQIGADDVLSTYSGVRPLLDDEASNASSVTRDYALELDNNGAPMLSVFGGKITTYRKLAEEAVDRLAPLLGNHQPTWTAGVPLPGGDMPNADAAAFLTASQQRYPWLPAALLQRYVKSYGTRLHTLIGSARSLADLGEEVLPGVYEAELSYLVDQEWATNAEDILWRRSKLRLHLPANASVVLTDWLARYRQRAMQPDNPAVHSAQPG; encoded by the coding sequence GTGAAACTCTATGACCTGATGGTGATTGGCGGCGGCATCAATGGTGCCGGCATTGCCCGTGATGCGGCTGGCCGTGGCCTGTCGGTGCTGCTGTGCGAAAAGGACGATCTGGCGGCGCATACCTCGTCGGCCAGCACCAAGCTGATTCATGGCGGTCTGCGCTATCTGGAATATTACGAGTTTGGCCTGGTGCGCAAGGCGCTGCAGGAGCGCGAAGTGCTGCTCAAGGCCGCGCCGCACATCATCTGGCCACTGCGCTTTGTCATGCCGCATGACAAGGCCCAGCGTCCGGAATGGATGATCCGCTGCGGGCTGTTCCTGTACGATCATCTGGCCCGGCGCGAAGTACTGCCCGGCTCGGAAACCATCAGCTTTGCCAAGCATCCGTCCGGCGCACCGCTGAAAGCCGCTTTCAAGCGCGGTTTTGTCTATTCCGACGGCTGGGTGCAGGACGCCCGGCTGGTGGTGCTCAATGCCATGGCAGCCGCCGAGCACGGCGCGCGTATCCTCACCCGTACCGCCTGTGTGGCGGCGCGGCGCGAGGGTGAGCACTGGCTGTGTACGCTGCAGCATGATGATGGCCGTCAGGAGCAGGTGAGGGCGCGCGCGGTGGTGAACGCCGCCGGCCCCTGGGTGGAAAGCCTGCTGAAAGACACCTTGCAGCTGCCATCGCCCAAGTCCATCCGTCTGGTGAAAGGCAGCCACATCGTGGTGAAAAAGCTGTTTGATCACCCCTATGCCTATATTTTCCAGAATCCGGACAAGCGCATCATTTTTGCCATCCCCTACGAAAACGACTTCACCCTGATCGGCACCACCGATGTGGAATACCACGGCGACCCCGGCAGTGTGCAGATTGATGGCGACGAAGTGGACTACCTGTGCCGCATGAGCAACCGCTACTTCAACAGCCAGATTGGCGCGGACGACGTGCTGAGCACCTATTCCGGCGTGCGCCCGCTGCTGGACGACGAAGCCAGCAATGCCTCCAGTGTGACGCGTGATTATGCGCTGGAACTGGACAATAACGGTGCGCCGATGCTGTCAGTGTTTGGCGGCAAGATCACCACCTACCGCAAGCTGGCGGAAGAAGCCGTGGACCGCCTGGCCCCGCTGCTGGGTAATCACCAGCCCACCTGGACGGCCGGTGTGCCGCTGCCCGGTGGCGATATGCCGAATGCCGATGCGGCTGCCTTCCTGACCGCCAGCCAGCAGCGTTATCCCTGGCTGCCTGCCGCACTGCTGCAGCGCTATGTGAAAAGCTACGGCACGCGGCTGCATACGCTGATCGGCAGTGCCCGCAGCCTGGCCGACCTGGGCGAAGAAGTGCTGCCCGGCGTATATGAGGCCGAATTAAGTTATCTGGTGGATCAGGAATGGGCGACCAATGCCGAGGACATCCTGTGGCGACGCAGCAAGCTGCGTCTGCACCTGCCAGCCAATGCCAGTGTCGTGCTGACTGACTGGCTGGCCCGTTACCGCCAGCGTGCCATGCAGCCGGACAACCCGGCAGTACACAGCGCCCAGCCGGGCTAA
- the glpK gene encoding glycerol kinase GlpK translates to MKNQFILALDQGTTSSRAILFNQAGDIVSLAQKEFRQIYPQPGWVEHDPQEIWGGQAGVAAEAVAKAGIDGRSIAAIGITNQRETTIVWDRETGLPVYNAIVWQDRRTAAFCDQLKERGLADTIRNKTGLLVDAYFSGSKIKWILDNVPGARARAEAGKLAFGTVDSWLIWNFTHGKVHVTDVSNASRTMLYNIHTLEWDAELLDILSIPASMLPAVKSSSEVYGHTHAAHLGVEIPIAGVAGDQQAALFGQQCTRPGMVKNTYGTGCFMMMNTGEQPIESTNKLLTTIAWKVDGKVHYALEGSIFIGGAVVKWLRDGLGIIRHSADVGPLAQEVADSDGVYLVPAFAGLGAPHWNQNARGTIVGATLGTKAAHIARAALDSIAYQTMDVLKAMEADAGMAIAELRVDGGATVNQLLMQFQSDILGVDVVRPKITETTALGAAYLAGLAVGYWAGVEDIQGQWQLDRRFQQSMAAEQVEANVRGWVRAVNAAKAWADA, encoded by the coding sequence ATGAAGAACCAGTTCATTCTGGCGCTGGATCAGGGCACGACCAGTTCGCGTGCCATTCTGTTCAACCAGGCCGGCGACATCGTGTCGCTGGCGCAAAAGGAATTCCGCCAGATTTATCCCCAGCCGGGCTGGGTGGAACACGACCCGCAGGAAATCTGGGGCGGGCAGGCTGGTGTGGCTGCCGAAGCCGTGGCCAAGGCTGGTATCGATGGCCGCAGCATTGCCGCCATCGGCATTACCAACCAGCGCGAAACCACCATTGTGTGGGACCGCGAAACCGGCCTGCCGGTGTATAACGCCATCGTCTGGCAAGACCGCCGCACCGCCGCCTTTTGCGACCAGCTGAAAGAACGCGGCCTGGCCGACACCATCCGCAACAAGACCGGCCTGCTGGTGGATGCCTATTTCTCCGGCAGCAAGATCAAGTGGATTCTGGACAATGTGCCGGGCGCACGTGCTCGTGCCGAGGCTGGCAAGCTGGCCTTCGGCACCGTGGATAGCTGGCTGATCTGGAACTTCACCCACGGCAAGGTACATGTCACCGACGTGTCCAATGCCTCGCGCACCATGCTGTACAACATCCACACGCTGGAGTGGGATGCCGAACTGCTGGACATCCTGAGCATTCCGGCCAGCATGCTGCCGGCAGTGAAAAGCTCCAGCGAAGTGTACGGCCATACCCATGCCGCCCATCTGGGCGTGGAAATCCCGATTGCCGGCGTGGCCGGCGACCAGCAGGCCGCCTTGTTCGGCCAGCAATGCACCCGCCCCGGCATGGTGAAAAACACCTATGGCACCGGCTGCTTCATGATGATGAATACCGGCGAACAGCCGATTGAATCCACCAACAAGCTGCTGACCACCATTGCCTGGAAGGTGGATGGCAAGGTGCATTACGCGCTGGAAGGTTCCATTTTCATTGGTGGCGCGGTGGTGAAATGGCTGCGCGACGGCCTGGGCATCATCCGCCACTCGGCCGATGTCGGCCCGCTGGCACAGGAAGTGGCCGACAGCGATGGCGTCTACCTGGTGCCGGCCTTTGCCGGCCTGGGTGCGCCGCACTGGAACCAGAACGCACGCGGCACCATCGTCGGTGCCACGCTGGGTACCAAGGCCGCGCACATTGCCCGCGCCGCGCTGGACAGCATTGCCTACCAGACCATGGACGTGCTCAAGGCGATGGAAGCCGATGCCGGCATGGCCATTGCTGAATTGCGCGTGGATGGCGGTGCCACCGTCAACCAACTGCTGATGCAATTCCAGTCCGACATTCTGGGCGTGGACGTGGTGCGGCCGAAGATTACCGAAACCACCGCGCTGGGCGCGGCCTATCTGGCTGGTCTGGCCGTGGGCTACTGGGCCGGGGTGGAGGACATCCAGGGCCAGTGGCAACTGGACCGCCGCTTCCAGCAAAGCATGGCGGCTGAACAAGTAGAGGCCAATGTCCGTGGCTGGGTGCGCGCCGTCAATGCCGCCAAGGCCTGGGCCGACGCCTGA
- a CDS encoding DMT family transporter: MLTRHQATLIGSLSIVLWGSLALLTRLTAGVFPPFQLLAMTFALAFGLMLAKWLRAAQSPIRFLRQPPLAWALGVGGLFGYHFCYFLAMRLAPAVQVSLLAYLWPLLILLFSALLPGHRLSRWHLLGGLLALGGCWLLLGGGQGGFARQYLPGYLMALLCALIWSLYSVASRLVAQVPTDAVGWFCAATAVLAALCHLYGESTVWTAPWTAWLGVLALGLGPVGIAFFTWDIGMKQGNLPLLGVLSYAAPLISTLLLLGAGLATPSWSLLLSCLAIIGGAALAARAG, encoded by the coding sequence ATGCTTACCCGTCACCAGGCTACGCTGATCGGCAGCTTGTCCATTGTGCTATGGGGCAGCCTTGCGCTGCTGACCCGGCTGACTGCCGGCGTGTTTCCGCCCTTTCAGCTATTGGCCATGACCTTTGCGCTGGCCTTTGGCCTGATGCTGGCCAAATGGCTGCGCGCCGCTCAGTCGCCTATCCGCTTTCTGCGTCAGCCGCCCTTGGCCTGGGCGCTGGGAGTGGGCGGGCTGTTCGGATATCACTTTTGCTATTTTCTGGCCATGCGGCTGGCCCCGGCGGTGCAGGTCAGCCTGCTGGCCTATCTGTGGCCGCTGCTGATTCTGCTGTTTTCCGCCTTGCTGCCCGGCCATCGCCTGTCACGCTGGCATCTGTTGGGCGGCCTGCTGGCGCTGGGTGGCTGCTGGCTGTTGCTGGGTGGCGGGCAGGGTGGTTTTGCCCGCCAGTACCTGCCCGGCTACCTGATGGCCTTGCTGTGCGCGCTGATCTGGTCGCTGTACTCGGTGGCCAGCCGTCTGGTGGCACAGGTGCCGACCGATGCGGTGGGCTGGTTCTGTGCCGCAACTGCCGTGCTGGCGGCGCTGTGTCATCTGTACGGGGAAAGCACGGTATGGACTGCACCGTGGACGGCCTGGCTGGGCGTGCTGGCGCTGGGGCTGGGGCCGGTGGGCATTGCCTTCTTTACCTGGGATATCGGCATGAAGCAGGGCAATCTGCCACTGCTTGGCGTGCTGTCCTACGCCGCACCGCTGATCTCCACGCTGTTGCTGCTGGGCGCAGGCCTGGCCACACCCAGCTGGAGCCTGTTGCTGTCCTGCCTTGCCATCATCGGCGGAGCGGCGCTGGCGGCGCGGGCTGGCTGA
- a CDS encoding helix-turn-helix transcriptional regulator — MPHQDHLLLELRSYQQESHQHQHDYHQLVLPAHGCLELDVEGRGGLVQAGQLAVIAAGNSHGFAAPGDNAFVVANVPASLAPQLASLPAFLPLDASLLAYVEFLRAELSRPAAAEHSRRQMLLLLTQLLAERAGADNKLDRRVAAARAVLDVRFAEDISLAQLAAAAHLSVRQLSELFRRQLGMSPGQYQLEQRMQHGWLLLEQGGLPVQQVAEQCGYASLSAFSDRFRRHFGIAPSHFRHPAK; from the coding sequence ATGCCCCATCAAGACCACCTGCTGCTGGAGCTGCGCAGTTACCAGCAGGAAAGCCACCAGCATCAGCATGATTACCATCAACTGGTGCTGCCGGCGCATGGCTGTCTGGAGCTGGATGTCGAGGGCCGTGGCGGGCTGGTGCAGGCCGGCCAGTTGGCGGTAATTGCCGCGGGCAACAGCCACGGTTTTGCCGCGCCGGGTGACAATGCCTTCGTGGTGGCCAATGTGCCGGCCAGCCTGGCACCGCAACTGGCCAGCCTGCCTGCTTTTTTGCCGCTGGATGCCAGCTTGCTGGCTTATGTGGAATTTTTACGTGCCGAGCTCTCCCGCCCGGCCGCGGCAGAACACAGCCGGCGGCAGATGCTGCTGTTGCTCACCCAGTTACTGGCCGAGCGTGCCGGTGCCGACAACAAGCTGGACCGGCGGGTGGCCGCTGCCCGCGCAGTGCTGGATGTGCGCTTTGCCGAGGACATCAGCCTGGCGCAACTGGCGGCGGCGGCTCACCTGAGCGTGCGCCAGTTGTCCGAGCTGTTCCGCCGCCAACTGGGCATGAGCCCCGGCCAGTACCAGCTGGAGCAGCGCATGCAGCATGGCTGGCTGCTGCTGGAACAGGGTGGTTTGCCGGTGCAGCAGGTGGCCGAGCAGTGCGGCTATGCCAGCCTGTCCGCCTTCAGCGACCGCTTCCGCCGCCATTTCGGCATCGCCCCCAGCCATTTCCGCCATCCGGCCAAATAA